CACAACCACAATGGCATTCTTCACCAGTGTTTTAGTACGAACCAATTCATTGTTGGATGCATTGTACACAACATCAATGATACGGGTTTTGCGAGTGGAGCCTggaacatttaaaacaattgtaataattaGTACTAGCTCAAACCATGATATAAAACTAGTCATAGATATTAGTTATTGAGCTCTGACCAAATAGTTTATAGATGTCAAATGTGAATACCCTCCGAAAAACCTgcataattaattgtttaaccATGGAATCAAACCCAGGACCCTAAAGTCAACAGTCCATAGATTCTGACTCAATCAAGGATAGGATAATAACAAAATGATTGCAGAATATcataaacacaaattataatcaaggAATCCAAATATTATAGTCAGAAATAACCACACAAACTACAAAAGCTTAGCAAGTACTAATTAAGTCTTAAAATACGTGGAGGCAATAACGATAATAGATTAGAGCAATACAATACTTACATTCTGAACCCCACGAGAAATTTCCAGTGTCAAGACGCAGGGCACGGTACTTAGTGTTGCCACCACGAGACCGCACCAAGTGGATGCGCTGAGGACCAAGCtaaaacacaaacaataaattgttaagcACTATTACTACCATAAAACGTATACAGCACGTGCGTcaatcatttttaaaagttcattaaagtacataatatatgtgaTAGGTTATGTCTCGTTGTAACCTACCTTGGTATTGGCAGCTGGGCGACCTAACTCATACTTCCTCTTCTTGCGAATGGGCGCACGCTTGCCTCCAGTAGCCCTTCGCTTATGCCAGTGATCACGGCTTATACCTGAATAGAACAGCACAAAACTTATCACAACACAACAGACATAAAATTTGCACTATTCAAAAACAAACTAACGCCCGctagaaaatataacaaaatatatgcaaaaacattatttctgaAGCAATCAcaaattgctaaaaatatttaatacacgcGTTTTACTAccatttaatagatattttcgGATTTATTCGAAATGATCGCAAGAAAGGAAAACTACTCACCCATCTTGGCTGGGTCGGAAAGAAAAGGTTTGACACACGGGTCAACTACACCTCTACAACTCTGTAGTCTATGGTCACTGGTCTATGCGTTACTGTAGGTACGCCTTTCAGATAGGTTTTTTGCAAATAtcgtataataaattacaagcattaaataaattatattttctccgAAAGTTCTTATAGTATAATGTTACCAAAATATGACTTTTCGAAGACATTAATTAATCTTTTAAGACGTAAAGGAAATGATTGCGCTAAAAAGGCGACcttttcaaatgaaaatatatattttcactgTAAGCACACTTGCAgcctaaaaataaaagtaaaacatattattataatgcttaTCCAGAAGTTTCACTTATATTTTAGCCACATTcacttatataaaatagtattgCTGCAAAAATTTTACGACactaaaaa
The sequence above is drawn from the Manduca sexta isolate Smith_Timp_Sample1 chromosome 28, JHU_Msex_v1.0, whole genome shotgun sequence genome and encodes:
- the LOC115442117 gene encoding 40S ribosomal protein S8 translates to MGISRDHWHKRRATGGKRAPIRKKRKYELGRPAANTKLGPQRIHLVRSRGGNTKYRALRLDTGNFSWGSECSTRKTRIIDVVYNASNNELVRTKTLVKNAIVVVDATPFRQWYESHYLLPLGRKKGAKLTEAEEAIINKKRSQKTAKKYLARQRLSKVEGGLEEQFHTGRLLACVASRPGQCGRADGYILEGKELEFYLRKIKSKRAK